In Citrus sinensis cultivar Valencia sweet orange chromosome 2, DVS_A1.0, whole genome shotgun sequence, a single genomic region encodes these proteins:
- the LOC102616437 gene encoding auxin-repressed 12.5 kDa protein isoform X2 codes for MLEKLWDDVVAGPQPDRGLGRLRKITTTPLAVKEGGEAESSSGKFQRSLSMPASPGAPSTPVTPTTPLSARKDNVWRSVFHPGSNLATRGIGAEVFDKPTHPNSPTVYDWLYSGETRSKHHH; via the exons atGCTAGAGAAGCTTTGGGACGATGTTGTGGCAGGGCCTCAGCCTGATCGTGGCCTTGGCAGGCTGAGGAAAATCACCACAACACCCTTAGCAGTCAAag AGGGTGGTGAGGCGGAGTCGTCGTCGGGCAAGTTCCAGAGGTCTCTGTCAATGCCAGCGAGTCCAGGGGCACCGTCGACGCCAGTGACGCCGACGACGCCGCTGTCGGCGCGTAAGGACAACGTGTGGAGGAGCGTGTTTCACCCCGGTAGCAACCTTGCTACTAGGGGTATCGGTGCAGAGGTCTTTGACAAGCCCACACATCCTAACTCTCCCACTGTTTATGACTG GCTTTACAGTGGGGAGACTAGGAGCAAGCATCATCACTGA
- the LOC102616437 gene encoding dormancy-associated protein 1 isoform X1, with the protein MLEKLWDDVVAGPQPDRGLGRLRKITTTPLAVKEGGEAESSSGKFQRSLSMPASPGAPSTPVTPTTPLSARKDNVWRSVFHPGSNLATRGIGAEVFDKPTHPNSPTVYDCNQIKAKRKEENVALCLMGALK; encoded by the exons atGCTAGAGAAGCTTTGGGACGATGTTGTGGCAGGGCCTCAGCCTGATCGTGGCCTTGGCAGGCTGAGGAAAATCACCACAACACCCTTAGCAGTCAAag AGGGTGGTGAGGCGGAGTCGTCGTCGGGCAAGTTCCAGAGGTCTCTGTCAATGCCAGCGAGTCCAGGGGCACCGTCGACGCCAGTGACGCCGACGACGCCGCTGTCGGCGCGTAAGGACAACGTGTGGAGGAGCGTGTTTCACCCCGGTAGCAACCTTGCTACTAGGGGTATCGGTGCAGAGGTCTTTGACAAGCCCACACATCCTAACTCTCCCACTGTTTATGACTG CAACCAAATAAAGGCTAAGAGGAAGGAGGAAAACGTGGCACTCTGTCTCATGGGCGCGTTGAAATAG
- the LOC102615757 gene encoding protein FRIGIDA-ESSENTIAL 1 isoform X2, protein MSASSAVAATRTDDVDEVDNLSDSPNDVSEDRNDVSEKVESEEHKSHVESGSSSREKSKVRLPSDTIAIEESRDNFDCSNGPFSRQKVVSSKNHEESKYLKSGKHLTPAEDNGSQEYEISKKYVGAFLPVKARKEQNELHTDGEVHLHNSQIMESETTSPSSLTRKSMAGGVRIRDCLGEGTSVEGSKPMDTHSADDKQRMESRFASPAVRIRSLSPGAEIKDGNKRPAVICDFFTKGWCIKGNSCRFLHVKDDVNNTTQLLGEDVATASAKASLKTDAQFDEGSRNMTKRSRMPSFPDALACSGGNDDLFSSDLSSERILTQERGESKRLPQFQENHRLSLLQKENTSSDNSPSSREDIGCSLSSKDAERESFRHNWPADYGNCASLINEGSSPIFRNNMHLEYRSSSIGSAVLSSNYHSGNPSTYPISLEERPWIQSKYMHNDYSSPAFSHPMNSSLGTSGPTSSGFPSHHISTWTGLSLPFSSASLSASPLDAKKLLDSNRECRNSRLALFLRSTSPFSVSEPEKPQISSDYKTKISSNDWEPSVPFQPSFVIIDTSSPGRDSALNTSDQKLCGDSMLSNTVVPGCNGDKSSVSSHGRFSENVVDKNCCTARNDSLADGEEGVGTSIIDEQNGAMPKENDPSVSTYFKDISKSKKPNAKYDSRIQNDRCRRNKEPKVDRARQNSEMDLEHKADGDGRKESKLMKHFRNDLVEFVKELLKPSWREGRLSKDAHNTIVKKAVDKVLATLHPHQIPTTMESTKQYLSSSQPKIAKLVEGYVDKYGKS, encoded by the exons ATGTCTGCTTCATCTGCTGTGGCCGCCACTCGCACTGACGATGTTGACGAAGTTGACAATTTGTCTGATTCACCAAACGACGTCTCTGAGGATCGCAACG ATGTTAGTGAAAAAGTGGAATCAGAAGAGCACAAAAGCCATGTGGAATCAGGTTCTTCCTCTCGAGAAAAATCTAAAGTGAGGCTACCATCTGATACCATTGCTATAGAAGAGAGTAGagataattttgattgttCAAATGGGCCATTCTCAAGACAGAAGGTGGTTTCAAGCAAGAATCATGAGGAATCCAAGTATTTAAAATCAGGGAAACATCTGACTCCTGCTGAGGACAATGGAAGTCAAGAATATGAGATCTCTAAGAAATATGTAGGAGCCTTTCTTCCAGTGAAAGCCCGTAAAGAGCAAAATGAACTGCATACTGATGGAGAGGTTCATTTGCATAATAGTCAGATAATGGAGTCTGAGACCACCAGTCCTTCTAGTCTTACTAGAAAATCTATGGCTGGAGGTGTCCGGATTAGAGATTGCCTTGGTGAAGGGACTTCTGTGGAAGGAAGCAAGCCTATGGACACACATTCAGCAGATGATAAACAGAGAATGGAATCAAG ATTTGCCTCTCCTGCAGTAAGGATTAGAAGTTTGTCCCCTGGCGCTGAGATTAAGGATGGAAACAAACGTCCTGCTGTTATCTGTGACTTCTTTACTAAAGGTTGGTGCATCAAAGGAAATTCGTGTAGGTTTCTTCATGTGAAAGACGATGTAAATAATACTACTCAACTACTTGGGGAAGATGTAGCTACTGCATCTGCGAAAGCATCATTGAAAACAGATGCTCAGTTTGATGAAg GTTCAAGAAATATGACTAAGAGATCAAGAATGCCTTCTTTTCCTGATGCACTGGCTTGTTCGGGTGGGAATGatgatttgttttcttctgATTTATCGTCAGAAAGAATACTGACTCAGGAACGAGGAGAAAGCAAAAGGTTGCCTCAGTTTCAAGAAAACCATAGGCTTTCATTGCTCCAGAAAGAGAATACATCTTCTGACAATTCCCCTTCATCCAGAGAGGATATTGGATGTAGCTTGTCATCTAAGGATGCAGAAAGAGAAAGTTTTAGACATAATTGGCCTGCTGATTATGGTAACTGTGCTTCACTGATAAATGAAGGCAGTTCTCCTATATTTAGAAACAACATGCATCTCGAGTATAGATCTTCTTCAATTGGTTCAGCGGTTTTGTCAAGTAATTACCATAGTGGGAATCCCTCTACTTATCCTATTAGTCTGGAAGAACGGCCTTGGATTCAAAGTAAATATATGCATAATGATTATTCTTCGCCAGCTTTCAGCCATCCTATGAACTCAAGCTTAGGTACTTCTGGTCCAACTTCTAGCGGTTTCCCATCTCACCATATCTCGACCTGGACAGGATTGTCATTGCCTTTTTCATCTGCCTCTTTGAGTGCTAGTCCTCTTGATGCTAAAAAGTTGTTGGACAGTAATAGAGAATGCCGTAATTCTAGATTGGCTTTGTTTCTGAGAAGTACATCCCCGTTCTCTGTTTCTGAACCAGAAAAACCACAGATCTCTTCtgattataaaacaaaaatatcatcaaatgATTGGGAACCATCCGTGCCGTTTCAACCATCTTTTGTTATTATAGATACATCATCTCCAGGAA GGGATTCCGCCCTAAACACATCAGATCAGAAACTATGTGGCGATTCAATGTTATCTAATACTGTGGTTCCAGGATGTAATGGTGATAAAAGTTCTGTATCATCTCATGGTAGATTCAGTGAGAATGTGGTGGATAAGAATTGCTGCACAGCCAGAAATGATTCACTTGCTGACGGTGAAGAAGGAGTAGGAACATCTATTATTGACGAGCAAAATGGTGCCATGCCCAAAGAAAATGATCCCTCAGTTTCCACTTATTTCAAAGATATTTCTAAGTCAAAGAAACCTAATGCGAAATATGATAGTAGAATTCAAAATGATAGGTGTAGACGCAATAAAGAACCAAAAGTAGATCGGGCAAGACAAAACAGTGAAATGGATCTTGAGCATAAGGCTGATGGGGATGGGCGCAAAGAATCAAAACTGATGAAACATTTCCGTAATGATCTTGTAGAATTTGTTAAAGAATTGTTGAAACCAAGCTGGCGTGAGGGTCGTCTCAGCAAGGATGCTCATAACACTATAGTTAAGAAAGCAGTTGACAAGGTTCTTGCCACCCTACATCCCCACCAAATTCCAACCACTATGGAATCAACTAAGCAATATCTTTCTTCATCCCAGCCAAAAATTGCAAAGCTTGTAGAG GGATATGTTGATAAGTATGGAAAATCTTGA
- the LOC102615757 gene encoding protein FRIGIDA-ESSENTIAL 1 isoform X1, producing the protein MSASSAVAATRTDDVDEVDNLSDSPNDVSEDRNDVSEKVESEEHKSHVESGSSSREKSKVRLPSDTIAIEESRDNFDCSNGPFSRQKVVSSKNHEESKYLKSGKHLTPAEDNGSQEYEISKKYVGAFLPVKARKEQNELHTDGEVHLHNSQIMESETTSPSSLTRKSMAGGVRIRDCLGEGTSVEGSKPMDTHSADDKQRMESRFASPAVRIRSLSPGAEIKDGNKRPAVICDFFTKGWCIKGNSCRFLHVKDDVNNTTQLLGEDVATASAKASLKTDAQFDEGSRNMTKRSRMPSFPDALACSGGNDDLFSSDLSSERILTQERGESKRLPQFQENHRLSLLQKENTSSDNSPSSREDIGCSLSSKDAERESFRHNWPADYGNCASLINEGSSPIFRNNMHLEYRSSSIGSAVLSSNYHSGNPSTYPISLEERPWIQSKYMHNDYSSPAFSHPMNSSLGTSGPTSSGFPSHHISTWTGLSLPFSSASLSASPLDAKKLLDSNRECRNSRLALFLRSTSPFSVSEPEKPQISSDYKTKISSNDWEPSVPFQPSFVIIDTSSPGSKYDPLRDSFDSPKIGHISLKLAFSSVGDSALNTSDQKLCGDSMLSNTVVPGCNGDKSSVSSHGRFSENVVDKNCCTARNDSLADGEEGVGTSIIDEQNGAMPKENDPSVSTYFKDISKSKKPNAKYDSRIQNDRCRRNKEPKVDRARQNSEMDLEHKADGDGRKESKLMKHFRNDLVEFVKELLKPSWREGRLSKDAHNTIVKKAVDKVLATLHPHQIPTTMESTKQYLSSSQPKIAKLVEGYVDKYGKS; encoded by the exons ATGTCTGCTTCATCTGCTGTGGCCGCCACTCGCACTGACGATGTTGACGAAGTTGACAATTTGTCTGATTCACCAAACGACGTCTCTGAGGATCGCAACG ATGTTAGTGAAAAAGTGGAATCAGAAGAGCACAAAAGCCATGTGGAATCAGGTTCTTCCTCTCGAGAAAAATCTAAAGTGAGGCTACCATCTGATACCATTGCTATAGAAGAGAGTAGagataattttgattgttCAAATGGGCCATTCTCAAGACAGAAGGTGGTTTCAAGCAAGAATCATGAGGAATCCAAGTATTTAAAATCAGGGAAACATCTGACTCCTGCTGAGGACAATGGAAGTCAAGAATATGAGATCTCTAAGAAATATGTAGGAGCCTTTCTTCCAGTGAAAGCCCGTAAAGAGCAAAATGAACTGCATACTGATGGAGAGGTTCATTTGCATAATAGTCAGATAATGGAGTCTGAGACCACCAGTCCTTCTAGTCTTACTAGAAAATCTATGGCTGGAGGTGTCCGGATTAGAGATTGCCTTGGTGAAGGGACTTCTGTGGAAGGAAGCAAGCCTATGGACACACATTCAGCAGATGATAAACAGAGAATGGAATCAAG ATTTGCCTCTCCTGCAGTAAGGATTAGAAGTTTGTCCCCTGGCGCTGAGATTAAGGATGGAAACAAACGTCCTGCTGTTATCTGTGACTTCTTTACTAAAGGTTGGTGCATCAAAGGAAATTCGTGTAGGTTTCTTCATGTGAAAGACGATGTAAATAATACTACTCAACTACTTGGGGAAGATGTAGCTACTGCATCTGCGAAAGCATCATTGAAAACAGATGCTCAGTTTGATGAAg GTTCAAGAAATATGACTAAGAGATCAAGAATGCCTTCTTTTCCTGATGCACTGGCTTGTTCGGGTGGGAATGatgatttgttttcttctgATTTATCGTCAGAAAGAATACTGACTCAGGAACGAGGAGAAAGCAAAAGGTTGCCTCAGTTTCAAGAAAACCATAGGCTTTCATTGCTCCAGAAAGAGAATACATCTTCTGACAATTCCCCTTCATCCAGAGAGGATATTGGATGTAGCTTGTCATCTAAGGATGCAGAAAGAGAAAGTTTTAGACATAATTGGCCTGCTGATTATGGTAACTGTGCTTCACTGATAAATGAAGGCAGTTCTCCTATATTTAGAAACAACATGCATCTCGAGTATAGATCTTCTTCAATTGGTTCAGCGGTTTTGTCAAGTAATTACCATAGTGGGAATCCCTCTACTTATCCTATTAGTCTGGAAGAACGGCCTTGGATTCAAAGTAAATATATGCATAATGATTATTCTTCGCCAGCTTTCAGCCATCCTATGAACTCAAGCTTAGGTACTTCTGGTCCAACTTCTAGCGGTTTCCCATCTCACCATATCTCGACCTGGACAGGATTGTCATTGCCTTTTTCATCTGCCTCTTTGAGTGCTAGTCCTCTTGATGCTAAAAAGTTGTTGGACAGTAATAGAGAATGCCGTAATTCTAGATTGGCTTTGTTTCTGAGAAGTACATCCCCGTTCTCTGTTTCTGAACCAGAAAAACCACAGATCTCTTCtgattataaaacaaaaatatcatcaaatgATTGGGAACCATCCGTGCCGTTTCAACCATCTTTTGTTATTATAGATACATCATCTCCAGGAAGTAAGTATGATCCTCTTCGTGATAGCTTTGACTCACCCAAGATAGGACACATATCTCTTAAACTTGCTTTCTCTAGTGTAGGGGATTCCGCCCTAAACACATCAGATCAGAAACTATGTGGCGATTCAATGTTATCTAATACTGTGGTTCCAGGATGTAATGGTGATAAAAGTTCTGTATCATCTCATGGTAGATTCAGTGAGAATGTGGTGGATAAGAATTGCTGCACAGCCAGAAATGATTCACTTGCTGACGGTGAAGAAGGAGTAGGAACATCTATTATTGACGAGCAAAATGGTGCCATGCCCAAAGAAAATGATCCCTCAGTTTCCACTTATTTCAAAGATATTTCTAAGTCAAAGAAACCTAATGCGAAATATGATAGTAGAATTCAAAATGATAGGTGTAGACGCAATAAAGAACCAAAAGTAGATCGGGCAAGACAAAACAGTGAAATGGATCTTGAGCATAAGGCTGATGGGGATGGGCGCAAAGAATCAAAACTGATGAAACATTTCCGTAATGATCTTGTAGAATTTGTTAAAGAATTGTTGAAACCAAGCTGGCGTGAGGGTCGTCTCAGCAAGGATGCTCATAACACTATAGTTAAGAAAGCAGTTGACAAGGTTCTTGCCACCCTACATCCCCACCAAATTCCAACCACTATGGAATCAACTAAGCAATATCTTTCTTCATCCCAGCCAAAAATTGCAAAGCTTGTAGAG GGATATGTTGATAAGTATGGAAAATCTTGA